A single region of the Streptomyces vilmorinianum genome encodes:
- a CDS encoding DUF4328 domain-containing protein has product MLRNPNGLSYAVVSLLGANIVFDVLLAVFDIRLLLTDYTAVSFDPAVFGSVDLNVAYGMGFTLYVATAIVFIVWFHRLRKNAEVWAGDLQSRGQGWAIGGWFIPIANLWIPRGIAADIWRASRLQPYAADGKRELTLLNCWWTFWVAGTVVDRIAARLYDRAETGDALAAAAYWSLVAFALDIVAAVLAILFVRRLTSMQHHKATGMIPAAQ; this is encoded by the coding sequence ATGCTCCGCAATCCGAACGGCCTTTCGTACGCCGTGGTGTCCTTGCTCGGCGCCAACATCGTCTTCGACGTCCTGCTGGCCGTGTTCGACATCCGCCTCCTGCTCACCGACTACACGGCGGTCTCCTTCGACCCGGCCGTGTTCGGGAGCGTCGACCTGAACGTGGCGTACGGCATGGGTTTCACGCTGTACGTGGCGACCGCGATCGTCTTCATCGTCTGGTTCCACCGGCTGCGGAAGAACGCCGAGGTGTGGGCCGGCGACCTGCAGAGCCGGGGTCAGGGGTGGGCCATCGGCGGCTGGTTCATCCCGATCGCCAACCTGTGGATCCCGCGCGGGATCGCCGCGGACATCTGGCGGGCCAGCCGCCTGCAGCCGTACGCCGCCGACGGGAAGCGGGAGCTGACGCTGCTCAACTGCTGGTGGACGTTCTGGGTCGCCGGCACGGTGGTGGACCGGATCGCCGCGCGGCTGTACGACAGGGCCGAGACGGGCGACGCGCTTGCCGCGGCGGCGTACTGGTCGCTCGTCGCCTTCGCCCTGGACATCGTCGCGGCCGTCCTCGCGATCCTGTTCGTCCGCCGCCTGACCTCTATGCAGCACCACAAGGCCACTGGCATGATTCCGGCCGCACAGTGA
- a CDS encoding L,D-transpeptidase family protein: MNRSSVIRRAVLAVAAVALVAGCKAEAVGAGGGGGGSVSPSTSSSAPAPSTSPTTDDKPSSSPTASPTPSPTQPAAKVLMKDGDESAQVRELQARLRQIGYFDRAPTGFYGTITGNAVKAFQKKRELPQTGSVDEITWQRLLAMTKKPTADELKPSTSNKLDTPDPRCMTGRVLCISKETRTLAWMIDGKVVSSMDVRFGSENTPTREGEFKVDSKRRDWVSTLYHTPMPYSMFFSRGQAVHYSADFAARGYNGASHGCVNVRDKAKLAAVFDQVNVGDKVVVHW; the protein is encoded by the coding sequence ATGAATCGTTCGTCCGTCATACGCAGAGCAGTGCTCGCCGTCGCCGCGGTGGCGCTCGTCGCCGGCTGCAAGGCCGAGGCCGTGGGTGCGGGAGGGGGCGGGGGCGGGTCGGTGAGCCCGAGCACGTCGTCCTCGGCGCCCGCGCCCTCCACGAGCCCGACGACGGACGACAAGCCGTCCTCCTCGCCCACTGCCTCCCCCACCCCCTCCCCCACGCAGCCGGCCGCCAAGGTCCTGATGAAGGACGGCGACGAGAGCGCCCAGGTGCGTGAGCTGCAGGCGCGGCTGCGCCAGATCGGGTACTTCGACCGCGCCCCCACCGGCTTCTACGGCACGATCACCGGGAACGCCGTCAAGGCGTTCCAGAAGAAGCGGGAGCTGCCGCAGACCGGCTCGGTGGACGAGATCACCTGGCAGCGGCTGCTCGCGATGACGAAGAAGCCGACGGCCGACGAGCTGAAGCCGTCCACCTCCAACAAGCTGGACACGCCCGACCCGCGCTGCATGACCGGCCGGGTGCTGTGCATCAGCAAGGAGACGCGGACGCTGGCCTGGATGATCGACGGCAAGGTCGTCTCGTCGATGGACGTCCGCTTCGGCTCGGAGAACACCCCGACCCGCGAGGGCGAGTTCAAGGTGGACAGCAAGAGGCGGGACTGGGTGTCGACGCTCTACCACACGCCCATGCCGTACTCGATGTTCTTCAGCCGTGGCCAGGCGGTGCACTACTCGGCCGACTTCGCGGCCCGGGGCTACAACGGGGCCTCGCACGGCTGCGTGAACGTCCGGGACAAGGCGAAGCTCGCGGCGGTCTTCGACCAGGTGAACGTCGGCGACAAGGTCGTCGTCCACTGGTAG
- a CDS encoding NfeD family protein gives MPWFVWLLAAGVLGVAEFFTLTLVFGLLAGAALVAAVVAGVGIGLLGQLVALGVAAAAGLVLVRPVALRHMAQAPLAREGSDALIGKRAEVMREVTATGGLIKVSGEEWSARALDEGHVIPVGALVDVMEIEGATAVVYPRELLP, from the coding sequence ATGCCTTGGTTCGTTTGGCTGCTCGCCGCCGGGGTGCTTGGTGTCGCGGAGTTTTTCACCCTGACCCTGGTCTTCGGGTTGCTGGCGGGCGCCGCACTGGTCGCCGCTGTCGTCGCCGGTGTGGGCATCGGCCTTCTCGGCCAGCTCGTGGCGCTCGGGGTGGCGGCGGCAGCGGGCCTCGTCCTCGTCCGTCCTGTCGCGCTGCGGCATATGGCACAGGCACCCCTCGCACGTGAGGGCAGCGACGCGCTGATCGGCAAGCGGGCCGAGGTCATGCGGGAGGTCACCGCGACCGGCGGCCTGATCAAGGTATCCGGCGAAGAATGGTCCGCCCGTGCCCTCGACGAAGGCCACGTGATCCCGGTGGGAGCGCTGGTGGATGTCATGGAAATCGAAGGTGCGACGGCTGTCGTCTACCCCCGCGAACTCCTTCCATGA
- a CDS encoding RNA polymerase sigma factor, producing MGAYDAELGILVERAQGGDEDAFAQAYRLVQPGLLGYVRGLVGEDAEDVASEAWLEIARDLGRFRGDGAGFRGWTAAIARNRALDHLRRQRRRPRTSLLEQDVLELPGGHDTAAAALETLSTEQALALVRRLPRDQAEAVLLRVVVGLDGPATARVLGKRPGAVRTAGHRGLRRLAGLLAAAEPPRRRKDGT from the coding sequence GTGGGCGCGTACGACGCGGAACTGGGGATCCTTGTCGAGCGCGCGCAGGGCGGCGACGAGGACGCCTTCGCGCAGGCCTACCGCCTCGTGCAGCCGGGACTGCTGGGCTATGTACGGGGCCTGGTCGGGGAGGACGCCGAGGACGTCGCCTCCGAGGCCTGGCTGGAGATCGCCCGCGACCTGGGACGCTTCCGCGGCGACGGCGCCGGCTTCCGGGGCTGGACCGCGGCGATCGCCCGCAACCGGGCGCTGGACCATCTGCGCCGGCAGCGGCGACGGCCCCGGACCTCTTTACTGGAACAGGACGTCCTGGAGCTGCCCGGCGGCCACGACACGGCGGCCGCGGCCCTGGAGACCCTCTCGACGGAGCAGGCGCTCGCCCTGGTCCGCCGCCTGCCGCGGGACCAGGCCGAGGCCGTGCTGCTGCGGGTCGTGGTCGGCCTGGACGGACCGGCGACGGCCCGTGTCCTGGGCAAGCGCCCCGGGGCGGTCCGCACGGCGGGCCACCGGGGGCTGAGAAGACTGGCGGGGCTGCTCGCCGCCGCGGAGCCGCCGCGACGGCGGAAGGACGGGACATGA
- a CDS encoding Clp protease N-terminal domain-containing protein, with the protein MTNPVGMTNPVRLDDLIEAIKKTHTDALDQLSDAVIAADHLGDVADHLIGHFVDQARRSGASWTDIGRSMGVTRQAAQKRFVPKEPDAEKMDPNAGFSRFTPRARNVVMAAHNEAKAARSAETTPGHLALGLLAEPEGLAALWIASREVTPEQLREAVTATLPPAVEEPPALVPYDAAAKKVLELTFREALRLGHNHVGTEHILLALLEHEDGQGVLTGLGLDKARAETDIAETIAQITVSPKE; encoded by the coding sequence ATGACGAACCCAGTCGGCATGACCAACCCCGTCCGGCTCGACGACCTCATCGAAGCGATCAAGAAGACCCACACCGACGCGCTCGACCAGCTCTCCGACGCGGTCATCGCGGCGGACCACCTCGGCGACGTGGCCGACCATCTGATCGGCCACTTCGTGGACCAGGCGCGGCGCTCGGGAGCCTCCTGGACCGACATCGGCAGGAGCATGGGCGTCACGCGGCAGGCGGCCCAGAAGCGATTCGTCCCGAAGGAACCCGACGCGGAGAAGATGGACCCGAACGCCGGGTTCAGCCGGTTCACCCCCCGCGCCAGGAACGTCGTCATGGCCGCCCACAACGAGGCCAAGGCCGCCCGCAGCGCCGAGACCACCCCGGGTCACCTGGCGCTGGGCCTGCTGGCCGAGCCCGAGGGGCTCGCGGCGCTCTGGATCGCCTCGCGGGAGGTGACCCCCGAGCAGCTGCGCGAGGCCGTCACGGCGACGCTGCCGCCGGCGGTGGAGGAGCCGCCGGCGCTCGTCCCGTACGACGCGGCGGCGAAGAAGGTCCTGGAGCTGACGTTCCGCGAGGCGCTCCGGCTCGGCCACAACCACGTCGGCACGGAGCACATCCTGCTGGCACTGCTGGAGCACGAGGACGGGCAGGGGGTCCTGACGGGCCTGGGCCTGGACAAGGCGCGGGCGGAGACGGACATCGCGGAGACGATCGCGCAGATCACGGTGAGCCCGAAGGAGTGA
- a CDS encoding RNA polymerase sigma factor: protein MLGDDAELTAAVLAAQNGDEDAFRSVYRAVHPRLLGYIRTLVGDADAEDVASESWLQIARDLDRFSGDADRFRGWAARIARNRALDHIRMRGRRPAASGDETELTDKPAESDTADEALEALATGHTMNLIAQLPQDQAEAVVLRVVVGLDAKSAADTLGKRPGAVRTAAHRGLKRLAELLGAEGDGAIAALGGVPPQRGRGPGAPAPGGVTQSRARTQKDM from the coding sequence GTGCTGGGGGACGACGCGGAGCTGACGGCCGCGGTGCTCGCTGCGCAGAACGGGGACGAGGACGCCTTCCGTTCTGTGTACCGCGCCGTGCATCCCCGGCTGCTGGGCTACATACGCACACTCGTCGGTGACGCCGACGCCGAGGACGTCGCGTCGGAGTCCTGGCTCCAGATCGCGCGCGACCTCGACCGCTTCAGCGGCGACGCCGACCGGTTCCGGGGCTGGGCGGCCCGTATCGCCCGCAACCGGGCGCTCGACCACATCCGGATGCGGGGCAGACGTCCCGCCGCGAGCGGCGACGAGACCGAACTCACCGACAAACCGGCCGAATCCGACACCGCGGACGAGGCCCTGGAAGCACTGGCCACCGGCCACACCATGAATCTGATCGCCCAACTGCCGCAGGACCAGGCCGAGGCCGTGGTGCTGCGGGTCGTGGTCGGCCTGGACGCCAAGAGCGCCGCCGACACGCTGGGAAAGCGTCCCGGCGCGGTACGGACAGCGGCACACCGCGGTCTCAAGCGGCTCGCCGAACTCCTCGGAGCCGAGGGCGACGGCGCGATCGCCGCACTCGGGGGCGTACCACCGCAACGCGGTCGCGGCCCGGGGGCCCCGGCCCCCGGTGGTGTGACGCAATCGCGTGCGCGGACGCAGAAGGACATGTGA
- a CDS encoding acyl-CoA mutase large subunit family protein, with protein sequence MARESESGLPIEPVYGPDALDGWDPAEKLGEPGSYPFTRGVYPSMYTGRPWTMRQYAGFGTAVESNARYKQLIANGTMGLSVAFDLPTQMGHDSDAAISSGEVGKVGVAIDSIDDMRVLFDGIPLDKVSTSMTINAPGALLLLLYQLVGEEQGVPADKLTGTIQNDVLKEYIARGTYIFPPKPSLRLIADIFKYCKTEIPKWNTISISGYHMAEAGASPAQEIAFTLADGIEYVRTAVAAGMDVDDFAPRLSFFFVARTTILEEVAKFRAARRIWARVMKEEFGAKNPKSLMLRFHTQTAGVQLTAQQPEVNLVRVAVQGLAAVLGGTQSLHTNSFDEAIALPTDKSARLALRTQQVLAYETDVTATVDPFAGSYVVEKMTDDVEAAALELMAKVEDMGGAVNAIERGFQKNEIERSAYRIAQETDSGERVVVGVNRYTIDVEEPYEPLRVDPAIEAQQAERLAKLRAERDQAAVDAALAELKKAAEGTDNVLYPMKDALKARATVGEVCNALREVWGTYVPTDAF encoded by the coding sequence ATGGCGCGCGAGTCGGAGTCGGGGCTGCCCATTGAGCCGGTCTACGGACCGGACGCTCTGGACGGGTGGGATCCCGCCGAGAAGCTGGGCGAGCCGGGCTCGTACCCCTTCACGCGCGGCGTGTACCCGTCGATGTACACCGGCCGTCCCTGGACCATGCGGCAGTACGCGGGCTTCGGCACCGCGGTCGAGTCCAACGCACGCTACAAGCAGCTGATCGCGAACGGCACGATGGGCCTGTCCGTCGCCTTCGACCTGCCGACGCAGATGGGCCACGACTCGGACGCGGCGATCTCCTCGGGCGAGGTCGGCAAGGTCGGCGTGGCCATCGACTCGATCGACGACATGCGCGTGCTGTTCGACGGCATCCCGCTGGACAAGGTCTCCACGTCGATGACCATCAACGCGCCCGGCGCCCTCCTGCTGCTCCTCTACCAACTCGTCGGCGAGGAGCAGGGCGTCCCGGCCGACAAGCTGACCGGCACCATCCAGAACGATGTGCTCAAGGAGTACATCGCGCGCGGCACGTACATCTTCCCGCCCAAGCCGTCGCTGCGGCTGATCGCGGACATCTTCAAGTACTGCAAGACCGAGATCCCGAAGTGGAACACCATCTCGATCTCCGGCTACCACATGGCCGAGGCCGGCGCCTCGCCCGCGCAGGAGATCGCGTTCACCCTCGCCGACGGCATCGAGTACGTCCGTACCGCCGTCGCCGCCGGCATGGACGTGGACGACTTCGCGCCCCGGCTCTCCTTCTTCTTCGTGGCGCGTACGACGATCCTCGAAGAGGTCGCGAAGTTCCGGGCCGCCCGCCGGATCTGGGCGCGGGTGATGAAGGAGGAGTTCGGCGCGAAGAACCCCAAGTCGCTGATGCTCCGCTTCCACACCCAGACCGCCGGCGTGCAGCTCACCGCCCAGCAGCCCGAGGTCAACCTGGTGCGCGTCGCCGTCCAGGGCCTCGCGGCCGTCCTCGGCGGTACGCAGTCGCTGCACACGAACTCCTTCGACGAGGCCATCGCCCTGCCGACGGACAAGTCCGCCCGGCTCGCCCTGCGCACGCAGCAGGTCCTCGCGTACGAGACGGACGTCACCGCCACCGTCGACCCCTTCGCCGGCTCGTACGTCGTGGAGAAGATGACGGACGACGTCGAGGCCGCGGCCCTGGAGCTGATGGCCAAGGTCGAGGACATGGGCGGCGCGGTCAACGCGATCGAGCGCGGCTTCCAGAAGAACGAGATCGAGCGCTCCGCCTACCGCATCGCACAGGAGACCGACAGCGGCGAGCGGGTCGTCGTCGGCGTCAACCGCTACACGATCGACGTGGAGGAGCCCTACGAGCCGCTGCGCGTCGACCCGGCGATCGAGGCCCAGCAGGCCGAGCGTCTCGCCAAGCTGCGCGCCGAACGCGACCAGGCGGCCGTGGACGCGGCCCTCGCCGAGCTGAAGAAGGCCGCCGAGGGCACGGACAACGTGCTCTACCCGATGAAGGACGCGCTCAAGGCGCGGGCGACCGTCGGCGAGGTCTGCAACGCGCTGCGCGAGGTCTGGGGCACCTACGTCCCGACCGACGCCTTCTAG
- the leuE gene encoding leucine efflux protein LeuE produces MLGVIDLPTYLAGLVLIILLPGPNSLYVLSVAARKGTRTGYKAAAGVFTGDAVLMTLSALGAASLLQTTPVLFMIVKYAGAGYLSWMAIGMLRAAWSMWRSRGETAVEESDSAPAGQEEAPYRRALIISLFNPKAILFMVSFFVQFVDPGYAYPALSFLVLGTLLQLGSFLYLTMLIFGGTRLAATFRRRRRLSAGATTAAGALFLGFAAKLSLAGA; encoded by the coding sequence ATGCTGGGTGTCATCGATCTTCCGACCTATCTCGCGGGTCTCGTCCTCATCATCCTTCTCCCGGGGCCGAACTCGCTGTACGTGCTGTCCGTCGCCGCCCGTAAGGGCACCCGGACCGGTTACAAGGCCGCCGCCGGGGTCTTCACCGGTGACGCGGTCCTGATGACGCTGTCGGCGCTGGGCGCGGCCTCGCTGCTCCAGACCACGCCGGTGCTCTTCATGATCGTGAAGTACGCGGGCGCGGGCTATCTGAGCTGGATGGCGATCGGGATGCTCCGGGCGGCCTGGTCGATGTGGCGTTCGCGTGGGGAGACGGCGGTCGAGGAGTCCGACTCGGCCCCGGCCGGTCAGGAGGAGGCCCCGTACCGCCGGGCGCTGATCATCAGCCTGTTCAACCCGAAGGCGATCCTCTTCATGGTCTCGTTCTTCGTGCAGTTCGTGGACCCCGGCTATGCCTACCCGGCGCTGTCCTTCCTCGTCCTCGGCACGCTGCTGCAGCTCGGCAGCTTCCTCTACCTCACGATGCTGATATTCGGCGGGACGCGGCTGGCGGCCACGTTCCGGCGCCGCAGGCGGCTCTCGGCGGGGGCCACGACGGCCGCCGGCGCCCTCTTCCTCGGGTTCGCGGCCAAGCTCTCGCTGGCCGGTGCTTGA
- a CDS encoding SPFH domain-containing protein codes for MDPVVIPILVAAIVVVFLVASTVRIVPQARRYNIERFGRYRRTLQPGLNFVVPVADRVNTKLDVREQVYSSDPKPVITEDNLVVNIDTVLYYQITDPRAAAYEVADYLQAIDQLTVTTLRNVIGSMDLEETLTSREEINARLRTVLDDATGKWGIKVNRVEIKAIDPPHTIQEAMEKQMRAERDKRAAILHAEGERQAKILTAEGTKQKDILEAQGTQQAMILRADGEAKAVERVFQAVHRNNADPKILAYKYLETLPHLAKSDNNTFWVIPGELTEAVRSVTRAFGDHSTMGLPGVAQPQEATTTGADGASDEGGAPELQAGPSLSLDAAAAADEVAKQAAAVVSDAKAEAEAAKTPQLPGRGQRSGD; via the coding sequence GTGGATCCGGTTGTCATCCCGATTCTTGTCGCGGCGATCGTCGTTGTCTTCCTCGTGGCTTCCACGGTGCGGATCGTCCCGCAGGCGCGCCGCTACAACATCGAGCGGTTCGGCCGGTACCGGCGGACGCTGCAACCCGGCCTGAACTTCGTCGTGCCGGTGGCGGACCGCGTCAACACCAAACTCGACGTGCGCGAGCAGGTGTACTCGTCCGACCCCAAGCCGGTGATCACCGAGGACAACCTCGTGGTGAACATCGACACGGTGCTCTACTACCAGATCACCGACCCGCGGGCAGCGGCCTACGAGGTCGCCGACTACCTGCAGGCGATCGATCAGCTCACCGTGACCACGCTGAGGAACGTCATCGGCTCCATGGACCTGGAGGAGACGCTCACCTCGCGTGAGGAGATCAACGCCCGCCTCCGCACCGTCCTCGACGACGCCACCGGCAAGTGGGGCATCAAGGTCAACCGCGTCGAGATCAAGGCCATCGATCCACCGCACACCATCCAGGAGGCGATGGAGAAGCAGATGCGGGCCGAGCGTGACAAGCGCGCGGCCATCCTGCACGCCGAAGGGGAACGGCAAGCCAAGATCCTCACCGCCGAGGGCACGAAGCAGAAGGACATCCTGGAAGCACAGGGCACACAACAAGCCATGATCCTGCGGGCGGACGGCGAGGCGAAGGCGGTGGAGCGCGTCTTCCAGGCCGTTCATCGCAACAATGCCGACCCGAAGATCCTTGCCTACAAGTACCTGGAGACGCTCCCGCACTTGGCGAAGAGCGACAACAACACGTTCTGGGTGATCCCGGGGGAGCTGACCGAGGCGGTTCGCAGCGTCACTCGCGCGTTCGGCGATCACTCGACGATGGGCCTTCCCGGAGTCGCGCAACCGCAGGAGGCGACCACTACCGGTGCCGACGGCGCGTCGGACGAAGGCGGGGCGCCGGAGCTCCAGGCAGGGCCGTCGCTTTCGCTCGACGCCGCCGCGGCTGCTGATGAGGTCGCCAAGCAGGCCGCCGCCGTGGTGAGCGACGCGAAGGCCGAGGCCGAGGCCGCCAAGACACCCCAGCTGCCGGGCCGGGGGCAGAGATCCGGCGATTGA
- a CDS encoding MerR family transcriptional regulator has protein sequence MFTIGDFARHGRVSVRMLRHYDAIGLLRPAHVDPHSGYRFYEADQLARLNRVIALKELGFTLDQVGAILDEEVGAEELRGMLRLRQAELETALAEAAGRLAQVGARLRAIESEGRMSTQDVVIKKVPPVRLAELSGVAASFGPDDIGPVIQPLYDELCDRLRAAGVTGFGPGIAYYEDAGAGDGSVVVHAGMTVPDGTEAEGVEVVVLPGLEEAATVVHRGPMDDILPTAQTLATWIDANGYRSAGYARELYLECPDDTAKWVTELQEPVTRA, from the coding sequence ATGTTCACCATCGGAGACTTCGCCCGGCACGGGCGGGTGTCGGTCCGCATGCTGCGCCACTACGACGCCATCGGACTGCTGCGCCCGGCCCATGTCGACCCGCACAGCGGCTACCGCTTCTACGAGGCGGACCAGCTCGCCCGCCTCAACCGCGTCATCGCGCTCAAGGAGCTCGGCTTCACCCTCGACCAGGTCGGGGCGATCCTCGACGAGGAGGTCGGCGCGGAGGAGCTGCGCGGGATGCTGCGGCTGCGCCAGGCCGAGCTGGAGACGGCCCTGGCGGAGGCGGCGGGACGGCTGGCCCAGGTCGGCGCGCGGCTCCGAGCCATCGAGAGCGAGGGACGCATGTCCACGCAGGACGTCGTGATCAAGAAGGTTCCGCCCGTACGCCTGGCCGAGCTGAGCGGGGTCGCCGCGAGCTTCGGACCGGACGACATCGGCCCGGTCATCCAGCCCCTGTACGACGAGCTGTGCGACCGCCTGCGGGCCGCGGGCGTCACCGGGTTCGGCCCCGGGATCGCGTACTACGAGGACGCGGGCGCCGGCGACGGCTCGGTCGTCGTCCACGCCGGCATGACCGTCCCCGACGGCACGGAGGCGGAGGGCGTCGAGGTCGTCGTCCTGCCGGGCCTGGAGGAGGCGGCGACGGTCGTCCACCGCGGCCCGATGGACGACATCCTGCCGACCGCGCAGACCCTGGCCACCTGGATCGACGCGAACGGGTACCGGTCGGCGGGCTACGCCAGGGAGCTGTACCTGGAGTGCCCGGACGACACGGCGAAGTGGGTGACGGAGCTCCAGGAGCCGGTCACGCGCGCGTAG
- a CDS encoding alpha-2,8-polysialyltransferase family protein, translating to MSTTRTTQIFYASTLYGATTLAAALDSGCFGPADRRLLLVGNNAAVPETTPALDRMPGFERLRGRFDAVLSWNEAISPLHPSGWTPRADDLPLLERHLRLLWGLGDDRLEIALESVQVAPALTIARLFPEAALDVYADGLMSYGPTRNKIDPLVGERVRRLLHLDLVPGLAPLLLGEFGARAEVVPTEAFTKVVAELADAVAGPEEGPALLLGQYLAALSLLSPAEEEELHVRMVRGAVARGHRRLVFKPHPTAPDAWTRRLAREAEALGAELTVLDRPVLAEVVYREQRPALVVGCFSTALMTARTFYGIPVARVGTRTLLDRLTPYQNSNRIPATLVDALVPDLEEGAARAVEARAVEARAVEVLDAEALAGLVAAVGFAMQPKVRADLRGAAVRHLSGPLAERTRPYFKRRRLTVLGLPGGLPVPRHPRVRRLARRALRLKRALAT from the coding sequence GTGAGCACCACCCGGACCACCCAGATCTTCTACGCCTCCACGCTGTACGGCGCGACGACGCTGGCCGCCGCCCTGGACAGCGGCTGCTTCGGCCCGGCCGACCGGCGGCTGCTGCTGGTCGGCAACAACGCGGCGGTGCCGGAGACGACCCCGGCACTGGACCGGATGCCCGGCTTCGAGCGGCTGCGCGGCCGCTTCGACGCCGTGCTGTCCTGGAACGAGGCGATCTCCCCGCTCCACCCCTCCGGCTGGACGCCGCGCGCGGACGACCTGCCCCTGCTCGAACGCCATCTGCGGCTGCTGTGGGGGCTGGGCGACGACCGGCTCGAGATCGCCCTGGAATCGGTGCAGGTGGCGCCGGCCCTGACGATCGCCCGGCTGTTCCCCGAGGCCGCGCTCGATGTGTACGCGGACGGGCTGATGAGCTACGGCCCGACCCGTAACAAGATCGACCCGCTGGTCGGCGAGCGGGTGCGCCGGCTGCTCCATCTCGACCTGGTGCCCGGGCTCGCGCCGCTGCTGCTCGGGGAGTTCGGGGCGAGGGCCGAGGTGGTGCCGACGGAGGCGTTCACGAAGGTGGTCGCCGAGCTGGCGGACGCGGTCGCCGGCCCGGAGGAGGGTCCGGCGCTGCTGCTCGGCCAGTACCTGGCGGCCCTCTCCCTGCTCAGCCCGGCCGAGGAGGAGGAGTTGCACGTACGGATGGTCCGAGGCGCGGTCGCGCGCGGGCACCGGCGGCTCGTCTTCAAGCCGCATCCCACGGCCCCGGACGCCTGGACGCGGCGCCTGGCGCGGGAGGCGGAGGCGCTCGGCGCCGAACTGACCGTCCTCGACCGGCCCGTGCTCGCCGAGGTCGTGTACCGGGAGCAGCGCCCGGCGCTCGTGGTGGGCTGCTTCTCCACGGCGCTGATGACGGCGCGCACCTTCTACGGGATCCCGGTGGCCCGGGTCGGCACCCGGACGCTCCTGGACCGGCTGACCCCGTACCAGAACAGCAACCGCATCCCGGCCACCCTCGTCGACGCGCTCGTCCCGGACCTGGAGGAGGGCGCGGCCCGGGCGGTGGAGGCCCGGGCGGTGGAGGCCCGGGCGGTGGAGGTGCTGGACGCGGAGGCGCTGGCGGGCCTGGTCGCGGCGGTCGGCTTCGCGATGCAGCCCAAGGTCCGCGCGGACCTGCGGGGCGCGGCGGTCCGTCACCTGTCGGGGCCGCTCGCCGAACGGACCCGCCCCTACTTCAAGCGCCGCCGTCTCACCGTCCTGGGCCTCCCGGGCGGCCTTCCGGTCCCCCGCCACCCCAGGGTCCGCCGCCTGGCCCGACGGGCCCTGCGCCTGAAGCGGGCCCTGGCCACATGA